One window from the genome of Halomicrobium zhouii encodes:
- a CDS encoding DUF6798 domain-containing protein, which produces MSTGYFPDYITDTSRDTLLLTGVLLATFLLGFAIRGPLYQFGLNDHNEQLIVVYRFIDSSYLATDFVLNQKTRPASPRYLFGFLVGTISSGLGVKLAYFVLHLLSTVGILSSVFYLGREIFDDWIVGTAMVGTLLLPVTGDVSLGGNSLVGRYLLPSHLADAMALLGIICAYKRKYFWGFAILGLTSIIHASIGSWITGIVIVAITAREYDCLDGFEGLRRKVRALIVQLPWQPLLLYVLIAFAGLYRVIASNLDTTVSADTVWILAYFRHPHHYVPSSWPLVEIVEYVSVVALALALYTVARRNERRLFGDRESEVFALTFFVTAISVMGVGGFLFTEVVRLDFVVKLQPFHIDYYPKVLAFGLLVAGIRLSIDRVVSSTVSTNAALAVLFLLSASLVGTHVASHGVNGQMVVDGPTYSEESGSYEWIRENTPEESTIITPPSIRTARLGTDRAIVADYKTFVFTPEGIAGWKDRLDALCGTELQSFGECEYDQLSSEEIVGISQKYGACYLMVSSERLYEKFDLRYEDEEYRVYYVSGSEACD; this is translated from the coding sequence GTGTCAACAGGATATTTTCCAGATTATATAACAGATACAAGCCGGGACACCCTCTTGTTGACAGGAGTTCTACTCGCAACATTTCTCCTCGGGTTTGCCATCCGGGGTCCGCTCTATCAGTTCGGACTCAACGACCACAACGAACAGTTGATCGTAGTCTACCGTTTTATCGATTCGAGTTACCTCGCTACCGACTTCGTCTTGAATCAGAAGACGCGACCCGCGAGCCCGCGGTATCTGTTCGGCTTCCTCGTCGGTACTATTTCGTCCGGGCTAGGGGTGAAATTAGCATACTTCGTCTTACATCTGCTTTCGACAGTGGGAATACTGTCGTCGGTTTTCTACCTCGGCAGGGAGATATTTGACGATTGGATCGTCGGGACGGCTATGGTCGGCACACTACTCCTCCCGGTCACTGGCGACGTATCTCTGGGGGGCAACTCCCTCGTCGGCCGCTATCTCTTGCCCTCGCACCTGGCAGACGCGATGGCCCTTCTGGGGATTATCTGTGCTTACAAACGAAAGTATTTCTGGGGCTTTGCGATTCTGGGCCTGACATCAATCATTCACGCGTCGATCGGTAGCTGGATCACCGGTATCGTCATTGTGGCAATCACTGCCCGGGAGTACGACTGCCTCGACGGATTTGAAGGCCTTCGCAGGAAGGTACGCGCGCTGATCGTCCAACTCCCGTGGCAGCCACTCCTCCTCTACGTACTGATCGCGTTCGCTGGTCTATACAGAGTCATCGCGAGCAATCTCGATACGACTGTTTCCGCGGACACCGTCTGGATACTGGCGTACTTCCGCCATCCTCACCATTACGTGCCGAGTTCCTGGCCACTAGTCGAGATCGTCGAGTACGTCTCCGTAGTTGCCCTGGCATTAGCACTCTACACCGTGGCACGGAGGAATGAACGTCGCTTGTTCGGAGACCGTGAGTCAGAAGTGTTTGCCCTCACGTTCTTTGTTACGGCTATCTCTGTGATGGGCGTCGGCGGGTTCTTGTTCACTGAGGTCGTTCGACTCGACTTCGTCGTCAAACTCCAGCCGTTCCACATCGATTACTATCCGAAGGTTTTGGCCTTCGGACTCCTCGTGGCCGGCATTCGGCTGTCCATCGATCGAGTCGTGTCGTCGACGGTCTCAACGAACGCCGCCCTCGCTGTTCTTTTTCTCTTGTCTGCGTCACTCGTCGGCACTCATGTTGCTTCTCACGGCGTGAACGGGCAGATGGTTGTCGACGGTCCGACGTATTCAGAAGAGAGTGGAAGCTACGAGTGGATTCGTGAGAACACGCCCGAGGAGAGCACCATTATTACGCCGCCGTCGATCAGGACCGCACGACTAGGGACCGATAGAGCGATCGTCGCGGATTACAAGACGTTCGTCTTCACGCCGGAGGGTATCGCCGGATGGAAAGACCGGCTTGATGCCCTCTGTGGTACGGAATTGCAGTCGTTCGGCGAGTGTGAGTACGACCAGCTCTCCAGCGAGGAGATTGTCGGCATATCACAGAAGTACGGTGCGTGCTACCTAATGGTCTCCTCTGAGAGATTGTACGAAAAGTTCGACCTCCGGTACGAAGACGAAGAGTACAGAGTTTATTACGTCTCTGGGAGTGAAGCCTGCGACTAG